Proteins encoded in a region of the Apostichopus japonicus isolate 1M-3 chromosome 19, ASM3797524v1, whole genome shotgun sequence genome:
- the LOC139960220 gene encoding ADP-ribosylation factor-like protein 4C, which produces MMKGGILRTVSDLGNEISYQARGFLPSNTHQIAVIGLDKSGKTTFLYRLHLNEFIHTVPTIGFNSEKIKSTSGKSKGQSFQFWDAGGQEKLRPLWKSYTRASDAIIYVVDSTDHDRLEESKCELYKVARTEENKDIPILVVANKQDLREAMPVAKLEENLGIGGVRGHRHRCDVIGVCAITGEGMEAVLDVLHEMAQKRKKLAKQQKKKGR; this is translated from the coding sequence ATGATGAAAGGGGGAATTCTAAGAACAGTAAGTGATTTGGGAAATGAAATTTCTTATCAAGCCAGAGGCTTTCTGCCGTCCAATACGCATCAAATTGCGGTGATAGGTTTGGATAAATCCGGGAAGACTACTTTCCTGTATAGGCTCCATCTGAATGAATTTATCCATACAGTGCCTACGATAGGATTCAATTCGGAGAAGATTAAATCGACTTCTGGCAAGTCTAAAGGACAATCTTTCCAATTTTGGGATGCTGGCGGTCAAGAGAAGTTAAGACCGCTATGGAAATCGTACACTAGAGCCTCGGATGCTATTATTTACGTCGTGGACAGTACGGACCACGATAGGCTCGAGGAGTCCAAATGTGAACTATATAAAGTAGCTAGAACTgaagaaaacaaagatattCCCATTCTTGTCGTTGCCAACAAGCAAGACCTACGGGAGGCGATGCCAGTGGCGAAACTCGAAGAGAACTTGGGGATCGGTGGGGTCAGAGGTCACCGACATCGATGTGACGTCATAGGGGTATGTGCAATAACCGGGGAGGGTATGGAAGCAGTGTTGGACGTTCTCCATGAGATGGCACAGAAGAGGAAGAAATTAGCcaaacaacaaaagaagaaaggaagatAA